One Streptosporangium sp. NBC_01495 DNA window includes the following coding sequences:
- a CDS encoding glycosyltransferase family 4 protein — MKISFLILNAYGMGGTIRATFDLATAMSERHEVEIVSVFQHADTPFLPLGSQVRLRSLVDLREGAKVRWPYTKRAERLSARESALIHPEERAYASFSAWSDEVLVRELRRLRSDVLITTRAGLNIMAARYARKRVVTIAQEHLHFEAHQPGIFEEIRTWYPKLDAVVTLTEADEHDYRKMLNGSSTRVFTIGNGLPGGPRPRSRQENRIVLAAGRLVPVKGYDRLLKAFVRVARERPDWKLRIYGEGRVGDKLVRQSVKLRLHNNVTFMGPTGDIEGELAKASIHAVSSRFEGFGMTIIEAFASGVPVISFDCPRGPREIITSGVNGLLVPADDVDALAAGLIQMIDDEEGRRRMAENALQTARNYDISMIVNRWEKSFAKLGR; from the coding sequence GTGAAAATCTCCTTCCTCATCCTCAACGCCTACGGTATGGGCGGCACCATTCGCGCCACCTTCGACCTGGCCACGGCCATGTCCGAGCGGCACGAGGTCGAGATCGTCAGCGTCTTCCAGCACGCCGACACGCCCTTCCTGCCGCTGGGCTCCCAGGTCCGCCTGCGCTCGCTGGTGGACCTGCGGGAGGGGGCCAAGGTCCGCTGGCCGTACACGAAGAGGGCCGAGCGGCTGAGCGCGCGGGAGAGCGCGCTGATCCACCCCGAGGAGCGCGCGTACGCCTCCTTCAGCGCCTGGAGCGACGAGGTTCTTGTCCGCGAGCTGCGCAGGCTCCGCAGCGACGTGCTGATCACCACCCGCGCGGGGCTCAACATCATGGCCGCGAGGTACGCCCGCAAACGAGTCGTCACGATCGCCCAGGAGCACCTGCACTTCGAGGCCCACCAGCCCGGGATCTTCGAGGAGATCCGGACGTGGTACCCGAAGCTCGACGCCGTCGTGACCCTCACCGAGGCCGACGAGCACGACTACCGGAAGATGCTCAACGGGTCGTCCACCCGGGTGTTCACCATCGGCAACGGGCTGCCCGGCGGGCCGCGTCCGCGCTCCAGGCAGGAGAACCGGATCGTGCTCGCCGCGGGCAGGCTGGTGCCGGTCAAGGGGTACGACCGGCTGCTGAAGGCGTTCGTCCGGGTGGCCAGGGAACGCCCGGACTGGAAGCTGCGGATCTACGGCGAGGGCCGGGTCGGCGACAAACTGGTGAGACAGTCCGTCAAGCTGCGGCTGCACAACAACGTCACGTTCATGGGTCCCACCGGAGACATCGAGGGCGAGCTCGCCAAGGCCTCGATCCACGCGGTCAGCTCCCGGTTCGAGGGCTTCGGCATGACCATCATCGAGGCGTTCGCCTCCGGGGTGCCGGTGATCAGCTTCGACTGCCCCCGGGGTCCCCGCGAGATCATCACCTCCGGGGTGAACGGGCTGCTGGTCCCCGCCGACGACGTGGACGCCCTGGCCGCCGGGCTGATCCAGATGATCGACGACGAGGAGGGCCGCCGCCGGATGGCCGAGAACGCTCTCCAGACGGCCAGGAACTATGACATTTCCATGATCGTAAACCGCTGGGAGAAGTCCTTCGCCAAACTCGGTCGCTGA
- a CDS encoding SigE family RNA polymerase sigma factor gives MLSHGEPLARDRVRATTSKKQVGVAASKEYTDAAMSKEYVDAAVSRDRVDVAALFAEHHLGLVRLALLMVGDQATAEDVVQEAFARTHAGRRRLRDPDRALTYIRSAVLNGSRSVLRRRAVAFRRAAPYEPPVWSAEHAALLGEERREVLVALRALPRRQREALTLRYYLDLTDLEIAQTMGIAAGTARSTIARGLAALARVLGEQS, from the coding sequence ATGCTCTCCCACGGGGAGCCCCTGGCCAGGGACCGCGTCAGAGCCACGACGTCGAAGAAACAGGTGGGTGTCGCGGCGTCGAAGGAGTACACGGACGCCGCGATGTCGAAGGAGTACGTGGACGCCGCGGTGTCGAGGGACCGTGTCGACGTCGCGGCGTTGTTCGCCGAGCACCATCTCGGCCTCGTACGGCTGGCGCTGCTCATGGTGGGAGACCAGGCCACGGCCGAGGACGTCGTACAGGAGGCGTTCGCCCGCACCCACGCGGGACGACGCCGCCTGCGCGACCCCGACCGGGCGCTGACGTACATCCGTTCGGCGGTGCTCAACGGGTCCCGCTCGGTGCTGCGCCGCCGGGCGGTCGCCTTCCGGCGGGCCGCGCCGTACGAGCCGCCTGTCTGGTCGGCCGAACACGCGGCGCTGCTCGGTGAGGAGCGCCGGGAGGTGCTCGTGGCCCTGCGCGCGCTGCCCAGGCGGCAGCGGGAGGCGCTGACGCTCCGCTACTACCTCGACCTGACGGACCTGGAGATCGCCCAGACCATGGGGATCGCCGCCGGTACTGCCCGTTCCACCATCGCGCGTGGGCTGGCCGCCCTCGCCCGAGTGCTTGGGGAGCAATCATGA
- a CDS encoding permease-like cell division protein FtsX: MNATENRLRDALPVTENRLRDALSGAAATAVDVRPLAVRTRRRSRVPMLLVAAVTVTAVVGAGYAWGGRPDPRTATAVQAPPGPKLEISVFLCKKRDPFPQCEDRSPNRAKIAEALWSRRDVAWIGFEDQAESYENFKEHNKANKELITAIQVKDMPISFRVTPEPGADRKAIVAAVRTLPGVANVIDQGCLSPEGKC; encoded by the coding sequence ATGAACGCCACCGAGAACCGCCTCCGCGACGCCCTGCCCGTCACCGAGAACCGCCTTCGCGACGCCCTGTCCGGTGCCGCGGCGACCGCCGTGGACGTCCGCCCGCTGGCCGTCCGGACCCGCCGCCGGTCCAGAGTCCCGATGCTGCTGGTCGCCGCCGTCACGGTGACGGCCGTCGTCGGGGCCGGATACGCGTGGGGGGGACGGCCGGACCCCCGGACGGCCACCGCCGTCCAGGCTCCGCCGGGTCCAAAGCTCGAGATCTCGGTCTTCCTGTGCAAGAAGCGCGACCCCTTTCCCCAGTGCGAGGACCGGAGCCCCAACAGGGCGAAGATCGCCGAGGCGCTGTGGAGCCGGCGGGACGTGGCGTGGATCGGCTTCGAGGACCAGGCGGAGAGCTACGAGAACTTCAAGGAGCATAACAAGGCCAACAAGGAGCTGATCACCGCGATCCAGGTCAAGGACATGCCCATATCGTTCCGGGTCACGCCGGAGCCGGGTGCCGATCGAAAGGCGATCGTCGCGGCCGTCAGGACATTGCCCGGTGTCGCCAACGTGATCGACCAAGGATGCCTGTCGCCCGAGGGGAAATGCTGA
- a CDS encoding PSP1 domain-containing protein, with translation MGMIMAVSFTRYGRLYYLDPGEYSPKVGDKVLVPTDAGPEVAECVWAPQWTSEEVGGLPVCAGIADEEHLTRDEGNKRRRAEARSVSKRLIKRHTLPMKVVGVDYTDAENVYTVYFSAPQRVDFRALVRDLARNLRARVELRQIGPRDEARLQGGIGPCGRDLCCATFLKDFEPVSVRMAKDQDLPVNPLRIAGACGRLMCCLKYEHPLYLDAHSRMPRVGLKVDTPEGAGTVVGRNVPSDSVVVRLEDGGRRCACPSASVCSPRKQHDAAYGDAVKVADDGV, from the coding sequence ATGGGCATGATCATGGCGGTGAGTTTCACCCGCTACGGCAGGCTGTACTACCTCGATCCCGGTGAGTACAGTCCCAAGGTCGGAGACAAGGTGCTCGTCCCCACCGACGCCGGGCCCGAGGTGGCCGAGTGCGTCTGGGCGCCCCAGTGGACGAGTGAGGAGGTCGGCGGGCTGCCGGTGTGCGCCGGCATCGCGGACGAGGAGCACCTGACCCGCGACGAGGGCAACAAGCGGCGTCGCGCCGAGGCCCGCAGCGTCTCCAAGCGCCTGATCAAGCGACACACACTGCCCATGAAGGTCGTCGGCGTCGACTACACCGACGCCGAGAACGTCTACACGGTCTATTTCTCGGCTCCCCAGCGGGTCGACTTCCGGGCCCTCGTCCGCGACCTGGCCCGCAACCTGCGCGCCAGGGTGGAGCTGCGCCAGATCGGCCCACGCGACGAGGCCCGCCTCCAGGGCGGCATCGGCCCGTGCGGTCGCGACCTGTGCTGCGCCACCTTCCTCAAGGACTTCGAGCCGGTCTCCGTCCGCATGGCCAAGGACCAGGACCTGCCGGTCAACCCGCTGCGCATCGCGGGGGCGTGCGGGCGGCTGATGTGCTGCCTGAAGTACGAGCACCCTCTCTACCTCGACGCGCACAGCAGGATGCCCCGCGTCGGGCTGAAAGTCGACACCCCTGAGGGGGCGGGAACCGTCGTGGGCCGTAACGTGCCCTCCGACTCCGTCGTGGTCCGCCTGGAGGACGGCGGGCGCCGCTGCGCGTGCCCGTCGGCGTCGGTGTGCTCCCCGCGCAAACAGCACGACGCGGCGTACGGGGACGCGGTGAAGGTCGCCGACGACGGGGTCTGA
- a CDS encoding DUF4407 domain-containing protein, producing MTDEVPPGRHSKVPPAEPGSRFDLGRRLRVLSGVDEEVLDQVPLERTRYVGLGGVVLGTAVVAGISMWFALSQVLGGSHIGLVIPTVIWALIVLNLDRWLVSTVTGIWQRRLLMLVPRLLVAVVLGFVIAEPLVLKVFETAVVQHVLDERQDARGAERALLLRCNPQEPGDAREQRGCEDARLLAPAAESDATRLRDLERDAERLRTRVNADSARYDRLFTQATNECGGKKTEGTSGRRGMGPLCERLDTAVKAFAARSKLAENQKRLRSLDDQVSALREPLADKRADFGQRVEADVQKRVDAMPGADDPVGLLERMRALHELTAENPYLFGASWLLRLFLILIDCLPVLVKLMGGTTAYDRMVDRANRTQERIHERRLQFSADGRVGELELQAHRDAEDRRRRRQLMDIESKAADAEARAAVEAMIRRRTEEMSFQGVTHVIKEERRNGSHPHIDLTSSQN from the coding sequence ATGACTGACGAGGTGCCGCCCGGCAGGCACTCGAAGGTCCCGCCCGCCGAGCCGGGCAGCCGGTTCGACCTGGGGCGGCGGCTCCGGGTCCTCTCCGGGGTCGACGAGGAGGTCCTGGACCAGGTGCCGCTGGAGCGGACCCGGTACGTGGGTCTCGGCGGCGTGGTGCTGGGCACGGCGGTCGTCGCCGGGATCTCGATGTGGTTCGCCCTGAGCCAGGTTCTGGGCGGCTCCCACATCGGGCTGGTCATCCCCACGGTGATCTGGGCGCTCATCGTGCTCAACCTCGACAGATGGCTCGTCTCGACCGTGACCGGCATCTGGCAGCGCAGGCTCCTGATGCTGGTCCCCCGCCTGCTCGTCGCCGTGGTGCTGGGCTTCGTCATCGCCGAGCCGCTGGTCCTGAAGGTGTTCGAGACCGCGGTGGTCCAGCACGTCCTGGACGAACGCCAGGACGCCCGCGGCGCGGAGCGGGCCCTGCTCCTGAGGTGCAATCCCCAGGAGCCCGGCGACGCGCGGGAACAGCGGGGTTGCGAGGACGCCAGGCTCCTGGCCCCGGCCGCCGAGTCGGACGCGACCAGGCTGCGCGATCTGGAGAGGGACGCCGAAAGGCTCCGCACCCGGGTCAACGCCGACAGCGCGCGGTACGACAGGCTGTTCACCCAGGCCACGAACGAATGCGGAGGGAAAAAGACAGAGGGGACGAGCGGCAGAAGAGGCATGGGACCGCTCTGCGAACGCCTGGACACCGCGGTGAAGGCCTTCGCCGCCCGCAGCAAGCTGGCCGAGAACCAGAAGAGGCTGCGCTCCCTGGACGACCAGGTGTCCGCGCTGCGCGAGCCTCTCGCCGACAAGCGGGCCGACTTCGGGCAGCGGGTCGAGGCGGACGTGCAAAAGCGGGTGGACGCGATGCCCGGGGCGGACGATCCCGTGGGTCTCCTGGAGCGTATGCGGGCGCTGCACGAGCTGACGGCCGAGAACCCCTACCTGTTCGGGGCGAGCTGGCTGCTCCGGCTGTTCCTGATCCTGATCGACTGTCTGCCCGTCCTGGTCAAGCTCATGGGGGGCACGACCGCCTACGACCGGATGGTGGATCGCGCGAACCGTACCCAGGAGAGAATCCACGAGAGGCGTCTGCAGTTCAGCGCGGACGGGCGCGTCGGCGAGCTGGAGCTTCAGGCGCACCGCGACGCGGAGGACCGCCGACGGCGGCGCCAGCTGATGGACATCGAGAGCAAGGCCGCCGACGCCGAGGCGCGCGCCGCGGTGGAGGCCATGATCAGGCGTCGGACCGAGGAGATGAGTTTCCAGGGCGTCACGCACGTCATCAAGGAGGAGCGGCGCAACGGCTCCCACCCGCACATCGACCTGACGAGCTCCCAGAACTGA
- a CDS encoding Crp/Fnr family transcriptional regulator codes for MSSRTPRQTPGSPWPAGTLISTLDAEGRNELFKLGESQRHEPGAILIRQGDLRCDHVLLLRSVRPASPACAKITAILDNGTEALLGIRLSGDLVGEMAALRETERSATVTACTPLVAFRIPATTFFAHLDERPRLWSALASMIAERLEWANQRRLEFTAFEVPVRLARVLGELAARHGFAVAGGTDLGIRLSQPELGRLIGAKEAAVNNAVRLLKRNGLLLTDYRRVVITDLEALHAFGAAG; via the coding sequence ATGTCCAGCAGGACGCCCCGCCAGACCCCCGGCTCTCCCTGGCCCGCGGGGACCCTGATCTCAACCCTTGACGCCGAGGGGCGCAACGAGCTTTTCAAGCTTGGCGAGTCACAACGCCACGAGCCCGGAGCGATTCTGATCCGGCAGGGCGACCTGCGATGTGATCATGTTCTCCTGCTCCGTTCCGTCCGGCCCGCGTCGCCCGCCTGCGCGAAGATCACGGCGATCCTCGACAACGGCACCGAGGCGTTGCTCGGCATAAGGCTGAGCGGTGACCTGGTGGGCGAGATGGCCGCGCTCCGGGAGACGGAGCGCTCGGCGACGGTCACGGCCTGCACCCCGCTGGTGGCCTTCCGGATCCCCGCGACCACGTTCTTCGCCCATCTCGACGAGCGTCCGCGCCTGTGGTCCGCGCTGGCCTCCATGATCGCGGAACGGCTGGAATGGGCCAACCAGCGCCGGCTCGAGTTCACCGCCTTCGAGGTCCCGGTACGACTGGCACGGGTGCTCGGCGAGCTGGCGGCGCGTCACGGATTCGCCGTCGCGGGCGGTACGGACCTCGGCATCAGGCTGTCGCAGCCCGAGCTGGGACGGCTCATCGGAGCGAAGGAGGCCGCGGTGAACAACGCGGTCCGGCTCCTCAAGCGGAACGGGCTGCTGCTGACCGACTACAGGCGGGTGGTCATCACGGATCTGGAGGCGCTCCACGCCTTCGGCGCCGCGGGTTGA
- a CDS encoding alpha/beta hydrolase, protein MRSQVVAVLAAVALLASACTGTGANAGSGSGTGGGEVGGASLDWDGCGDGFECAKLPVPLDHAKPDGEKIELSVIRLPASGDRIGSILLNPGGPGASGVKYARGARTAVSKAVRDRFDVVGFDPRGVGESAPVRCLSSSELDTYVGLDSSPDSPGEVTMLEEGSRRFASGCQARSGRLLPHVGTADAARDMDLLRAAVGDSRLTYLGKSYGTQLGAAYADLFPDRVRALVLDGAVDPSLSPLEMNTAQARGFEVALDAFLGDCLTATDCPFRGSVGSARAEIAALLRRADATPLTNGTGDGRTVTEAWTTLGLITPLYDRHAWPILRQALGRAMKGDGTTLLRLADLLIDRETNGEYTNQTESNLAVNCVDAPYPRDSAAYATAARESAKDAPLFGAYVMWSSLPCAYWPAKGGPRPKIDAPGAPPIMVVGTERDPATPYQWSEALASQLSSGVLVGFDGDGHTAYLTGSTCVDRLVDDYLIDLTVPKDGTRCPKIS, encoded by the coding sequence ATGAGATCCCAGGTGGTCGCCGTACTGGCGGCGGTGGCCCTGCTCGCGAGCGCGTGCACCGGAACCGGCGCCAACGCCGGTTCCGGCAGCGGTACGGGCGGTGGCGAGGTAGGGGGAGCGTCGCTCGACTGGGACGGGTGCGGGGACGGTTTCGAGTGCGCGAAGCTCCCCGTTCCCCTCGATCACGCCAAGCCGGACGGCGAGAAGATCGAGCTCAGCGTGATCCGGCTCCCCGCCTCGGGTGATCGGATCGGCTCGATCCTCCTCAATCCCGGCGGTCCCGGCGCCTCCGGCGTTAAGTACGCGCGAGGTGCCCGCACGGCGGTGAGCAAGGCCGTCCGAGACCGCTTCGACGTCGTGGGCTTCGACCCGCGAGGGGTCGGCGAGTCCGCGCCGGTCCGGTGCCTGTCGTCGAGCGAGCTGGACACCTATGTCGGCCTCGACAGCTCGCCCGACTCGCCGGGGGAGGTCACCATGCTGGAGGAGGGCTCGCGGCGGTTCGCCTCCGGGTGCCAGGCCCGCTCCGGCAGGCTCCTGCCGCACGTCGGCACGGCCGACGCCGCCCGGGACATGGACCTGCTGCGCGCCGCCGTCGGCGACTCCCGCCTCACCTACCTCGGCAAGTCGTACGGCACCCAGCTGGGCGCCGCCTACGCGGACCTCTTTCCCGACCGCGTCCGCGCCCTCGTCCTGGACGGCGCCGTGGACCCCTCACTCAGCCCGCTGGAGATGAACACCGCGCAGGCACGCGGTTTCGAGGTCGCCCTCGACGCCTTCCTCGGAGACTGCCTCACGGCCACCGACTGCCCTTTCCGCGGCTCCGTCGGCTCCGCCCGCGCGGAGATCGCCGCCCTGCTCCGCCGCGCGGACGCGACCCCCCTGACCAACGGGACGGGCGACGGCCGTACGGTGACCGAGGCCTGGACCACCCTCGGCCTGATCACCCCGCTCTACGACCGGCACGCCTGGCCGATCCTCCGCCAGGCGCTCGGCCGGGCGATGAAGGGTGACGGCACCACCCTGCTCCGCCTGGCCGACCTGCTGATCGACCGCGAGACGAACGGCGAGTACACCAACCAGACCGAGTCCAACCTGGCCGTCAACTGCGTCGACGCCCCCTACCCCCGCGACTCCGCCGCCTACGCCACGGCGGCCCGCGAGTCGGCCAAGGACGCCCCTCTCTTCGGCGCGTACGTCATGTGGAGCTCGCTGCCCTGCGCGTACTGGCCGGCCAAGGGAGGCCCACGGCCGAAGATCGACGCTCCCGGAGCCCCGCCCATCATGGTCGTCGGCACCGAACGCGACCCGGCCACGCCCTACCAGTGGTCCGAGGCCCTCGCCTCCCAGCTCTCCTCCGGCGTCCTAGTCGGTTTCGACGGTGACGGGCACACCGCCTACCTGACCGGCTCGACGTGCGTGGATCGCCTGGTGGACGACTACCTGATCGATCTGACCGTTCCCAAGGACGGGACCCGCTGCCCCAAGATCAGCTGA
- a CDS encoding DUF418 domain-containing protein, producing MPREDLPQEPHPKGPTSHPGHRLAQDGPAASPDRPRIIALDVLRGFTLCEILLANIQLIANHGTAVVTRPMGDWDPWLGLPIFSLLFGIGFSLLLNSAANRVPRPRLVLLRRLLALLAIGLAHMLLWPGEILTKYALVGMLVLLPSTWLPRWAAAGLAAALIPAALIFGGGGPLLVAGLFLLGSALVRYGVIEQIERSTRGPLLLGLVFAAGAASVLWGQANMQTGTDTTQPSFTSGLTDLLLAGVYVCALLVLLRTPLRPALRAIFAPLGRMALTNYLTATLLVLAAAHILGLPVGQSSEAAFLASGAILAAQWLFSTLWLRRYRQGPIEWLWRWATWAHRPPLSRART from the coding sequence ATGCCACGCGAAGATCTCCCCCAGGAACCGCACCCCAAGGGCCCGACCAGCCACCCCGGCCACCGTCTCGCGCAGGACGGACCCGCCGCCTCCCCGGATCGGCCCCGGATCATCGCGCTCGACGTGCTGCGCGGGTTCACGCTGTGCGAGATCCTGCTCGCCAACATCCAGCTGATAGCCAACCACGGCACCGCCGTCGTGACGCGGCCCATGGGCGACTGGGACCCCTGGCTCGGGCTCCCGATCTTCTCCCTGCTGTTCGGTATCGGGTTCTCACTGTTGCTGAACTCCGCCGCGAACCGCGTCCCCCGCCCACGGCTGGTCCTGCTGCGCAGGCTTCTGGCGCTGCTCGCGATCGGCCTCGCGCATATGCTGCTGTGGCCGGGCGAAATCCTGACCAAGTACGCCCTCGTCGGCATGCTGGTGCTACTGCCCTCGACCTGGCTGCCGCGGTGGGCCGCGGCCGGCCTCGCCGCCGCACTGATCCCGGCGGCGCTGATCTTTGGTGGGGGCGGGCCCCTGCTGGTCGCCGGGCTGTTCCTGCTGGGCTCGGCACTGGTCCGATACGGGGTGATCGAGCAGATCGAGCGGTCCACCCGAGGGCCGCTCCTGCTGGGCCTTGTCTTCGCGGCGGGGGCGGCCTCCGTCCTGTGGGGACAGGCCAACATGCAGACTGGAACGGACACGACGCAGCCGTCTTTCACCTCCGGCCTGACTGATCTGCTGCTCGCCGGCGTGTACGTGTGTGCCCTGCTGGTCCTGCTCAGAACGCCGCTGCGACCGGCGCTGCGGGCCATCTTCGCGCCGCTGGGCCGGATGGCACTGACCAACTATCTGACCGCCACACTCCTCGTCCTGGCGGCCGCTCACATCCTCGGCCTGCCGGTCGGCCAGTCCTCGGAGGCGGCGTTCCTAGCCTCGGGAGCCATCCTCGCGGCCCAGTGGTTGTTCTCCACCCTCTGGCTGCGCCGCTACCGCCAGGGCCCCATCGAGTGGCTCTGGCGCTGGGCCACCTGGGCTCACCGCCCGCCCCTCAGCCGGGCCAGGACGTGA
- a CDS encoding phage baseplate protein, with protein MITRRGLFKTATGTAAATALGGFAGVRGAAAETAADRFDLTAPATQLIWKKALYDETVLQSFGFDNTNGHIYVVQVKNGSGSAAAGNLCLTKLSLTGTVLGHMYLMGFGHGVQIGVEPSGTSAYLWTETNAVSDGANAWGNRLARFKFVNGQTLTASSSALTKYAPIAGATSTTCAIDPSTKRLIMRYWVDGKARYAAYSLSALKNGTATPLFDIAQPSGLGVFQGYAAHGNYLYLLDGTSYSTSNPAPGNAYITCVDLRTGSKVQRSLTQAGKSLDFREPEGMAIQIAGGAPRLCLGLASGVEGARKASIFYKTALV; from the coding sequence ATGATCACTCGTAGGGGTCTGTTCAAGACCGCCACCGGCACCGCCGCGGCGACGGCCCTGGGCGGCTTCGCCGGCGTCCGGGGCGCCGCCGCCGAAACCGCGGCGGACCGGTTCGACCTGACCGCACCCGCGACGCAGTTGATCTGGAAGAAGGCCCTCTACGACGAGACGGTGCTGCAGTCGTTCGGCTTCGACAACACCAACGGGCACATATACGTGGTCCAGGTGAAGAACGGCTCGGGGTCGGCGGCGGCGGGCAACCTCTGCCTGACCAAACTCAGCCTGACCGGAACGGTGCTCGGGCACATGTACCTGATGGGCTTCGGGCACGGCGTCCAGATCGGAGTGGAGCCGTCGGGGACCTCGGCCTACCTGTGGACCGAGACCAACGCCGTGAGCGACGGCGCCAACGCCTGGGGCAACAGGCTGGCCCGGTTCAAGTTCGTCAACGGCCAGACCCTGACCGCGTCCTCCTCCGCTCTCACCAAGTACGCGCCGATCGCGGGCGCGACCAGCACCACGTGTGCGATCGACCCCTCCACCAAGCGGTTGATCATGCGTTACTGGGTCGACGGAAAGGCACGCTACGCGGCGTACTCCCTGTCCGCGCTCAAAAATGGAACGGCCACCCCGCTGTTCGACATCGCACAGCCGTCGGGGCTGGGCGTCTTCCAGGGCTACGCCGCCCACGGGAACTATCTGTACCTCCTGGACGGCACCTCCTACAGCACCTCCAACCCGGCTCCGGGCAACGCCTACATCACCTGCGTCGATCTGCGCACGGGCAGTAAGGTCCAGCGGTCACTCACCCAGGCGGGCAAGTCCCTGGACTTCCGGGAGCCGGAGGGCATGGCGATCCAGATCGCGGGCGGCGCGCCCCGCCTGTGCCTGGGACTCGCCTCGGGCGTCGAGGGAGCGAGGAAGGCCAGCATCTTCTACAAGACCGCCCTCGTCTGA